In Vigna unguiculata cultivar IT97K-499-35 chromosome 3, ASM411807v1, whole genome shotgun sequence, a single genomic region encodes these proteins:
- the LOC114176963 gene encoding probable 1-deoxy-D-xylulose-5-phosphate synthase 2, chloroplastic, with translation MSSFVLGTSFLPFLHSHDKHCGSPSISNITTKISVAIPQRINQVIAAGGDNVCEEVDNTVVKKSYEPNQPLRRSLNFSGEKPSTPVLDTVNYPIHMKNLSIQELEELADELREEIVYTVSKTGGHLSSSLGVADLTVALHHVFNTPQDKIIWDVGHQTYAHKILTGRRSKMHTIRQTGGLAGFPKRDESVHDAFGVGHSSTSISAGLGMAVARDLNGRDNHVISVIGDGAMTGGQAYEAMNNAGFLDTNLIIILNENEQVSLPTATVDGPAPPVGALSKALARLHTSSKFHQLREVAKSTKQIESEAREFASQLDTYVRGMVGGASACLFEELGLFYIGPVDGHDMEDLVHILKSVKGMPTLGPVLIHVITEKGKGYHPAEVAADKMHGVVKFDPKSGKQLKSKTSTLSYTQYFAESLIAEAEVDEKIVAIHAAMGGGTGLNLFQKRFPERCFDVGIAEQHAVTFAAGLAAEGCKPFCAIYSSFLQRGYDQVAHDVDLQKLPVRFALDRAGLVGADGPTHCGAFDTTFMACLPNMVVMAPSDETELMHMIATAAAIDDRPSCFRYPRGNGVGSILPPNNKGTPLEVGKGRVLKEGSRVALVGYGTMVQSCMEAAKVLEAHGISTTVVDARFCKPLDGDLMRQLGREHEILITVEEGSVGGFGSHVSHFLGLNGLLDGNLKWRAMTLPDMYINHGSQKDQIAMAGLSSNHIAATALSLTNVNWDSRLLLSLQI, from the exons TTGTTCTTGGAACTAGTTTCCTTCCTTTCTTACATTCTCATGATAAACACTGCGGCTCCCCAAGTATTTCAAACATCACCACCAAAATCTCAGTCGCCATTCCACAAAGA ATAAACCAAGTGATAGCTGCTGGAGGAGACAATGTTTGTGAGGAGGTGGACAACACAGTGGTGAAGAAAAGCTATGAACCAAACCAACCGTTGCGGAGATCTCTGAATTTCTCGGGAGAGAAGCCATCCACGCCAGTACTGGACACCGTTAATTATCCAATCCACATGAAAAATCTATCCATTCAG GAACTTGAAGAGCTAGCTGATGAACTCCGGGAAGAGATTGTTTACACAGTGTCGAAGACCGGAGGGCATTTAAGTTCAAGCTTAGGTGTGGCAGATTTAACTGTGGCACTTCATCATGTATTCAACACTCCCCAAGACAAGATCATTTGGGACGTTGGTCATCAG ACCTATGCTCATAAGATTTTAACGGGAAGAAGATCCAAAATGCACACAATTAGACAGACTGGTGGGCTTGCAGGATTTCCCAAGAGGGATGAGAGTGTCCATGATGCCTTTGGTGTTGGTCATAGTTCCACTAGCATTTCAGCTGGCTTAG GGATGGCAGTGGCTAGAGACTTGAATGGAAGGGATAACCATGTGATTTCAGTGATTGGTGACGGAGCCATGACAGGAGGACAAGCTTACGAGGCAATGAACAATGCTGGCTTTCTTGATACCAATCTTATTATAATCTTAAATGAAAACGAACAAGTTTCCCTTCCCACTGCCACCGTTGATGGCCCAGCTCCACCAGTTGGAGCTCTTAGTAAGGCTCTCGCGAGGCTACACACCAGTTCTAAGTTCCATCAACTACGTGAAGTCGCAAAG AGCACGAAGCAAATTGAAAGCGAAGCACGTGAATTTGCATCTCAATTGGATACCTACGTTAGAGGGATGGTAGGTGGAGCTAGTGCTTGTTTATTTGAAGAGCTTGGGCTCTTCTACATTGGTCCAGTAGATGGGCATGACATGGAAGACCTTGTACACATCCTTAAAAGTGTGAAGGGCATGCCAACACTTGGACCTGTTCTCATTCATGTAATCACCGAGAAAGGGAAAGGTTATCATCCAGCTGAAGTTGCTGCTGACAAGATGCACG GTGTTGTGAAATTTGATCCTAAGTCAGGGAAGCAGTTGAAATCCAAAACTAGCACCCTGTCTTACACACAGTATTTTGCTGAGTCTTTAATAGCAGAAGCTGAAGTTGATGAGAAAATTGTTGCCATCCATGCTGCAATGGGAGGGGGTACCGGCCTTAACCTGTTTCAAAAGCGCTTTCCAGAGAGATGTTTCGATGTTGGGATCGCAGAACAACACGCTGTAACCTTTGCTGCTGGCCTAGCCGCTGAGGGCTGTAAACCCTTCTGCGCAATTTACTCTTCCTTCCTGCAAAGAGGTTATGATCAG GTAGCACATGATGTGGACCTACAAAAGCTTCCTGTTAGATTTGCGTTGGACAGAGCTGGGTTAGTTGGTGCTGATGGTCCAACTCATTGTGGAGCATTTGACACAACATTCATGGCTTGTTTGCCAAACATGGTGGTCATGGCTCCGTCAGACGAGACTGAACTCATGCACATGATAGCCACTGCTGCGGCCATAGATGATAGACCCAGTTGCTTTAGGTACCCAAGAGGGAATGGTGTAGGTTCCATTCTTCCCCCAAACAATAAGGGCACACCACTGGAG GTGGGTAAAGGAAGGGTGTTAAAGGAGGGAAGTAGAGTGGCTCTTGTTGGTTATGGAACAATGGTACAGAGTTGCATGGAAGCGGCTAAGGTTCTTGAAGCTCATGGCATCTCAACAACTGTGGTTGATGCACGATTTTGTAAGCCTCTGGATGGAGATTTGATGAGGCAACTGGGTAGAGAGCATGAGATTCTTATCACAGTGGAAGAGGGATCTGTGGGAGGATTTGGTTCTCATGTTTCTCATTTTCTGGGATTAAATGGTCTTCTTGATGGTAATCTCAAG TGGCGAGCGATGACGTTGCCTGATATGTATATAAACCATGGATCTCAGAAAGATCAAATTGCAATGGCAGGGCTGAGTTCAAACCACATTGCAGCAACTGCTTTGTCATTAACCAATGTGAATTGGGATAGTCGTTTGCTTCTCAGCCTACAGATATGA